ATGAGCTTCCTCAGGCTGGCCAGCATCCTTTGGGCACTGGGGCCCCCCAGGACACTATGGGCATCTGCCAGGAAGCGGGAGaccctggggacagagagagagagcgggAGGTGGTGGCCAATGGGCACCCCCTCACCCCGCCGCTCCCACAGCCTCTTACTTACAGGGAATCCTTGAAGTTGCTGACGACTCCAGGCTCCTCTCCAGGCGTTGGCCACGGGAAGCAGGTGTTGTTCACATTGCAGATGAGGCCCTGGAGCCAAGGAATGGTGCCCGCTGAAGGCAGCGGCTTGTTGGGGAAGTGGCCTGCGGGGACACCGGATGTTGGGGCTCTTGTCCGAGTCCTCATCGTGATCACGCCCCCCAGCGACAGAGCGCTCACTCTCGGCCATTATTTGAGTGCCTGATCTGTGCTCCTAACGCTCACTGGGGGCCCTGTGGATAGGGTGACCATTGCCCTCTGCCTCCCAAAGTGCTGGACGCTGCGGGGGGCTTACATTCATGCTGCTCGAGTGGGGGGTGGGAATGGCGTACGGCCACCaggatgaagaagagaaagagaggccaCATCAACTCCACCAAGAGCTGGATCTGCGGAGGCAGAACAGGCGGGAGGAgtggggggctgtggggggcGCCCTGGCCGCCCCGCCCTGGTTCACCCGACGGGGCTTTACCGGCTGTCTCCTGCGATACAGTAAATTCTTCCAAAGCAGCAGCATCAGCTGCGTCCAGAAGGCCATGGTGGAAATGGACGGGAGACAGGACGCAGGGGTCAGGCTTAGGACCTGCTGTGTGGCTGCGAGCAACTCCCTgtccctctctgaacctcatcaTCTATTCCATTGTGCAGGGTTCCTGGAAGCTCTGCTTAGAGCCAAGAAAACAGTAGGCACTTATTAAAGCGGCTCGCCTCTCCCGGTGTAGTAAGCCAATGGGAGCCCTGCCCGAAGCCGTCCTCGGATCTCATTGGTTTTCGGGGCTGTCGCTCCTTCCAGGGCTACCGGAGGCGTCCGAAAGGCGCTCAATTAATCCTGCAGGGGGGCGGAGCCTCAGCTTAACTCTTTCATCACCAGGTTCCCCCTGAAGCCCCACTTGGAGGTCTCCAGGTCCTGTCCCCCAGCCATGTCCCTAACCCGCGGGGAAGTTCCCTTTACCCCGGCTCTTCCCCAATGATACTAGCAACCAGTATACACTGTGCTGGACATTTTACACTACTGACTGGAAGAGGGGCCACCCCAGGCCCCTAGAGAGTCAGGCCGAGACACTCAGCTAGAGGCcggaccccagctctgcccaccctcATGTATTATTCATTGTTCAGAAAAATCACAAGATCCTGAAAATGAGTGAGTGGAAGGAGCAGCGAATGAAGACTCCTGGAACCAGCGATTCCTGACACTGTCTCTTAGTTGGAACTGTCCAGCCCGGCCTACTTCATCACCGTACAGATGGCGAAGCTGAGGCCGCCAGTAGGGCACAGAGTGGACCCAGGACCCTCGGCCCCCACTCCAGGACTCTCCTTTACAAATGGGACCTGGGGGAGAGGCCTCAGTTACTCTACTTGTAAAATGAGGCATAGAGTTTAGGGAAGAGGGACTGCAGGTGTATGTGAGGGAGGCGGGGGACTAGGGACCTGAAATGGCACTCATTCGTTGCCTAGAGAagtctttaaaagtttaaatttaactTAGGAGATACTTTTGCTTGAGTAATGTTAAAGTTATCCTAAGGGAACAGAGAGCCCCGACTGATCTAATCTTATCTGACCACAATGTTTGAGGGTCCCGCCTGCTTAATCTTGTTTTTGCAAAGTGCTCTGCTGCACAGAGCAGAAGGAGCCAGGGGAATGAGCGGAGGAATGAGGGCGAAAAGGGCAGCCAACGAGAAGAAGCCACAAAGAGGAACAGATAAAAGGACCCAGCTGAGACCCCCAAGGGCGGCAGTTCCTGGTCAAGCCACCCGGGCTTACGGCTCCCCCGCTCCCCGCTCCAGCgccttttcttcttccccttaagcaataaagcagctttcactctgtccctctgcctgtgCTGCGAATCCTTTCCAGCCAGCGGGCAAGAACCCACCTTTCTGTGGGACCCCCATTCTAAAGGGGAGTCTCCCATCCGCTAACGTATGTTGGCAAAGCGCCTCTCAGGGGAGTCTAATGCCCAACCTTCCCCTCGAGAATGAGTGGTCAGTTCTGCGGTCCCCGACACTCCCTGGCAAGGAGTGAAAGTGAGAGTCTGGACTCGGCCCGCATCCCTTAATTCCCAGGGAATCTACCTTTTTCCCAACCATCCGTACCCCCGCATCCTTCCTTGAGAGTCTCAGGGCCATCCTCTTTCTCTGGGAAGCTCTCACCGTTCCAGCCCCCAGCTCTTGCCGCCTTCCCTTCACCTGACAGCGGCCTGGGAGCGCGGCTCCTTTAAgagcagccccacctcccccctaCTCCAGAGGGCGAGGGGTCCCTGCAGCGAGCTGTACCTGTGGACCCTCGCGCGCTGccgcgcccggcccggcccgcccaTTCCACCTCCATTGGCTGCCCTACCCGCCACTCAGAGGCCGGGCCAGCCAGGGCCGCGCGCGCTGAGGGTGGAGGCGGGGTCACAGCGGAGCCACGCTGAGCCGGGTTTCTTAAAGGGCTGGGAAGGCACTCCTCTTGCTCCAGCACCGCGAGGAGGCGGGGCGCTCGGCTCAACCCCTTCCGCCTGGGCTCCGGACACACGGGCCCGGCTGTCTTCCCACGTTTCACAGCTACCTGCAATACCGCAGCCCCTGGTCACAGGAGGTCCCtttctccccactttcccctgGGGGACCCCAGTCCTAACCAGACTCGCTCTAATACCCTGGGGCTCCATTTGCGCATCCAGGAAACGGGGGTTCGGAGAgtcttcattctttcactcattcattcattcattccacaaacattcctCGGACCCTACAGTGGACCAGGCGACGGCAGAAGAGGGAGGGGCCGCCAACATTCTAAGATTAGAGTTGAGTCATAATGGTCACCCTGATTTTGAAGAAGACCTCCAgatcagtttctccctctgtaaTATTGGGTATATTTCACAAGATCATGATGAAGTTGAAACAAGTGTGTGGATCGACAGGTCTGAAGGCGCTGGGAAGGGTGAGAGGTGTAGGAAGGGCTCCGTGGAAGGAGGTGGTTTTGGTGCTGGGGCTTTGAGGATGAGTTTGCCAGGGAGGGCACTCCAGGTGGAGACTATACCAGGCTGGATGAAGCCCAGCTGTCTACGTGGGGCTGGGGGATAGGGGCGAGGCTCCAAACTtctccccctctgccccaggccttgATCCTCAAATCCCCAAATCCCAGACTCTCCTGTACCCCGGGCCTCAGCTGCTACCCCTCCCAGGGAGGCGGTCCTGAGGACCTCCACAGAGGTTTGCCTTTCactccacccccaggcccccaTGGCTCCGGAAGGGATCAGAGGCCAGCTCGGCCCGCCCCATCCCCAGGCTGTCTTGGACACCGACTCCAGCACCTTCATTTCCTAAAAAGAGGCTTTATTTCCTTTGGTCCACAGTCGGTATTTCACATTATTTCTTggtcccagggctcctgggcagGGGCTGGTCCCTAGGAGGGCCTCCGGGTGGAGGTACCTGTGCAGCACTTGGTAGGGGAGTAAGGACGAGTTGGGGCGGCATCTGGCTTTGCCTCAAACTTTCAGAGCTCACTGTCCTGTCTGGGCCTCGGTGTCCCCACAGGCCCCTGGGAAGGGCCAGCGTTGCTGGCCTGAGGGCCCTAGGGAAATTCAGTACTTTATGAGGCTTAAAATATTTGGGGACTGTGGCCTGGCCTTCTCCTAGGGAACCTACTTCCTTCAGCACCCTCCACCATCCCCCACACTGttcccctggaaaaaaaaaagtactttcaaAACCGCCTGAAACTTTTGTGGGTACAGAAACCACAAACTGatcagcagagaaaaaagaagaggggaagaagCAACCGGAAACCATTTGGGGCCTGAACCCCTCGGAGCCGGGGTTTCTTCTTCCCCTCGGCAGCTGCCTGGCCCAAAGGCTGCTGGGAAACTGCTGCCCGGAGCACTCAGACATGtaggaaaacaagacaaaaacacagaaaaacccGAAAACCCAGATGGGGCAACAGATGTGGGGAGATAGCCCGCCTGGGCACCTCAGTAGCCTGCCTCCTCCTGGTAGTAGGAGGGGTACTCTGGggcctcccctgggctggggcagtCACCGGCAGCCCCTGGAGCTCCATCGGCTGCTGGGCCTTGCGGGCAGTACTTGGGGTCGTATATCTGTCGGCCCAGGCCGAACACCTGGCCGCTCTGGTTGGCGCCCTGTGTGTAGCCCATCTGCAGGGACATGGAGGAATTATCACATTTGTCTGTCCCCAGCTTGGTGTCATAGATGTGCCGCCGGGTCCCTGGAGCCGTCATGCCcacctggagagggaggagaggcattaaggaaggaagaagagggggaaacAGAGGCCCCGAAGGAGAACTTCCCCCAAATTCCCACATCATTTCCCACCTCCCCGTCTTTGCATTCACGGTGCAGACTACTACAGACCCTCCCAAACCCTGGTCAGAACCCTCTCTTTTCTGACTCTGTGCTGAGTTGATCTCAATTACCAGTGACCCCCCTCCCTAAGGACCACAGTGTTTGGGCCCAGCTGTCCCTGCCAGCTAGGAAGCTGCTCAGGCTGGGGCTCAGGTCTTCCGGAGACCATCAGTGATACTCAGTGATACACAGGAGGAAAAGTGACACTCGCAGGATCTAAACATATCAGAGTTGGATGGGCTTTCAGGCAAAACTTTCAGGGAACCTGAGGCACGGAGCTGGGTAGTAACAtccccagggacacacagcaagctgaggcagagacagagcaggCAAGGCCACAGCGGGTAGGAGGGAAACCCAGAGTGGGGTTTTTCACAACAGGGATGAGCCCTTGGAGTCTGgcgaggaggggaggcaggtggaggtcTGGCGGGACTGGGCGCAGCCCACCTGGCTGGCACACTTGTTCGTGCCCATCTGGAGGCTGATGGTTGAGTGGTCCATGGGTGGCAGGATATGGTTCTTGGGGTCGTACAGATGCCTCCTGGTGCCGTAAGCCGTCATGCCCGACTGGCTGGCACATTTGTTGGTGCCCAtctgcagggaggcaggtgggagaggtCAGATGGTCCCCGCCAGGCCACTAGACCCTGCCCCGAGCTTGAGGGGCTGCCGGGCTGCACGGGGCCTGGGTCGCACCAGAAGCCTGCCCACCAGGGACCCCGGGGTGGAGCAGCCCAGCGCCTACCTGCAGCCCGATGACGCACTGGCCCGCCTTCATGGTGGCATCGTCGAAGTTCCGTTCCTGTTTCTCCGAGTATTTGACACCAATGTCCACACCACTCTGCAGCCCCTTCGTCTTagcctgcaggggagggggacaggagtATCAGGGTGGGGCAGCCCGGTCCCTCAAGCCAGGTGCATGGTGTATGAGCCCAGGGGAGGCCTAGGTGCTGGGCTGCAACCTGCCCCCTGCACCTGCCGCCCAACCCTTTGGGCACATCAGACTCAGCAGGTCCTGtggctcccacctcccctcccacggCCATAGCGGCCCCAGCCTTCCAATTGCTCAGGCTAAGAATTTGGGGTCGTCCTCGCCGCCCGTGTCTCTTACCTTTCTTCtgcccttccctggccacccGTCCTGGCCTCGGGCACCGTCTCGCCGGAGGCCTGCCCTGGCTCCACCCCGGTCTCTGTGTCTCCACCGCCCACGGGGCAGCTACCAGAGGTTCCCAGAAACACTATTTGGAACCCAGTTCCCTGATGTGCAAACCTCCTCCTCAAGCCCGTGGCAGAACTGGCAGTTCCCTCCTCCTGAAGCACTGCTCTAACCCACCCTGGTCTAGCTTTCAGGGTCACCAGACCCTGGTGCAAGCGTAACACTTGCTTCTCATAatgtataatctgtaaaaatagtTATTTGAAGCCCAAACCGTCATGTGGACTCTGGGAAATAATGAGGTGTCCAAGGAGGCTCATGGACTGTAACCAAGGTGGGGAGGCCATGCCTgagcggggcgggggtgggggcagctgggaAGTCTCTGGACCTTCCAGTCggttttgttgtgaacctaaaaatGCTCTAACATATGagggtttttttaataaaaaaaaattgtagggggagggaatagctcagcggtagagcgcacgcttagcatgcacgaggtcctgggttcaatccccagttatttccattaaataaataaataaacctaattacctccccccaccaaaaaaaaaaaattttgttcatgACCTGCCCAGAAAGGGGTGGACTGTGTCTACCTTAGTCACCCTCGAATCCAAAGTGTCTGGTGCCTTGTGGGTGCCCAAAAATCTTTCCAAAGTAAGGAATTAAGAGCATCTGTGGATCTCCGCCtggcttgctgtgtgactttgggcaggtggctacccctctctgggcctcaccttCCCAGCCAGGGCAAGAAGAGACACCTGCACCTGTGTCAGGTTGCCACTCTCAAACAGGTCGTTGGCCTCGAACAGATCCACGGGGTTCATGCCGTAGCTGACCATGGCCTTGATGAAGTTGGAGAGGTTTTCtagctgggaggaggcaggagaagagggCGGTGAGGGGCCTCAGTCTGCCCACCTGTCAGGTGGGGCCCCCCAGCCCTGTCCTTGCTCCACCCGCCAGTCCCTCACCTGGTGCCAGTTCTGCATGGAGCGGTTGATCTTGGGGACTGAGCCTGGTTGCAGCTTATTCATGAGTCTGTGGGGGACACATGGGTGGGGGGACACGGGAACTTCCATCAGGGTTGGGGAACCACAGAGACCCAAGAGACTAATTCATGCCTTCCTGGCCAATctcactgcctctctctgggtctcagtttccccccGCTGCAATCTAGTCTTCACcaccaaagaaacaaagatgCCAAAGAGTGACAACCACCCAGGATGCAGCAGAGAAAGGCCTCCAGTCATGTTAGAGGCTCTCTTGAGAAAGGACAGGGGTAAGGATGCTCCCCATTAGTGATCCTGGACAAAGCAGTAACACAAGAAAAAGGAAGGGTGAGAAAGACCGGAGACTCTTGAAGGAAAAGCAAGAAGGTGTCACACAGCACGTGGAGCATGACCTCACTGTGCACAGCAGTCAGGGTGATGAGCACATGCAGACACACGCACTCACGTGCATAAGATAAGTCCGTCCTTCAAACCCTTTTGGAAGTCGGGGCCTATGGAGAGGCCGGTGAGTCCCTCAATCCAGCTGCGGAGTTCCGCCTCCTTCTGAGGGTCATACTTGgacaggagctggaggagcagagggCACAGGGTTGGAGTAAACACACACCCAGCTGTAGCCTCATGAAGCTTCAGATGGGGTGGTGCCCATGGCTCCAGGGGAAGAAGAGACAGTGGGGCCTGGAGGTCCCCATACCACCCGAGCACACAACTCCCCTTTCCCATCAGCACAGATAAACCGCTCCGTATGTCCCACTGATCAACATCGGGGATAATCCAGTTCCAGTGGTGCCAAACCCCACACAGCAGCCAACACGAACCGTAAAGGATTTGCACTCCCCTTCCGCCATCTCCCTAATCTCCAGGCACTAGAGACACTGGCCCTTCTCTGTTCTGGTCTTTAAACTGTGGTAAGATATACACAACACGCACCACTTCAAGGTTCATAATTCaatggcatttagtacattcacagtgttgtgcaaccatcacctctatctagttccagaacattctgTCAATCCAAAAGGAAGCCCATCCCCATTAGCTGTCACCTCCcactgctcctcctccccagcccctgacaaccaggaATCCACTGTGTCTGTGGACTGGCTtgttctggacgtttcacatCCACGGAGTCAGacactgtgtgtccttctgtctGCTTCTCGCACTGAGCATCGTGCTCTCAGGGTCCGTCCACGTGGGAGCGAGTGTCAGTACGTCTCTCCTGTTCACGGCCGAGTGATGTTTTGTGTGTGGAGGGACACACTGTGTTTATCCCTTCACCCAGTGATGGGTATTTTGGTTggttccaccttttggctgttgtgaatcacgctgctgtgaacatccatTTACAAGTTTTGTTTGATCACCTGTTTCCAATTCTTTTGGGTCTATACCTGGGAGTAGGATTGCTGAGCCAAGTGGTCATTCTATGTTTAACTTACTAAGGAAACAccaaacctttctctgctccttgaACTGGCCATACCAGTTACTGCCACAGGGCATTTGCACATGCTGTCACTGTGGACTCAGACGTTTGCATAGCTGGGTCCCTTCCTTTGATCCATTTGTAGCTTGAAGGTTACCTCCTTGGAGAGGACTTCCCTGACCACCTGGCTGTGAAGGCCCTCCTCATCCCAACCTGGCTGTGAAGGCCCTCCTCATCCCACTCCCGGTCCCGCCCCACCCTTCTTTGTCTCCGTCTAACCTTCCTCCACCTTCTACGAGCTGATCTATCTCCTTGCTTATGGTCCATCCCTACTTACAGGCCTACAGATTGTGCGTTCAGCTCAGGCTGTCCCTGGATAAAGATGCTCGTGGTCCCGGATCAGCACACACTGCTGCTCACAGACTCAACACTTCCTGTTCCCCAAGGCAGCATCTCACAGCCCCCAGGGAGACCCAGGATGGTGTGTAGGCAGCAAAGGGCGGCTCCTTGGAGGGGTGGTAGGAAACTGAGGATCTGGCTGCCGAGGCGGGTGGGCTTTCTGTCCCAGACCCCTGGTCAAGTTTACTCACGCcgaccccacccctctcccttcctctcctccacagcCCCCAGGGGACTGGGACCCCAGTGGCCCTTGCAAACCCAAGTcttcttcccagctctgcccccaacTCCCTGATGATCATGGACAGTTTTcaccccgtgcctcagtttccccatctatgtCTAAATCATTTTCATAAGGCTCACCAGACCTGGGGCCCTGATTCCAGCTTCCTGCCTAGAAACCTCCACACACCAGATCAGTGCCGAGCTGCCCAGAGCGCAAGACAGACAAAGGCGGGGAGGCTGGCCTGCTAACCCGATCCGCCAggcccaccccctccctcagGCCTTGGTCTCTGgttcccacacccccacccctggcgAGCAGCCCCGCCCAAACGAAGCTTGCAGGGTCATCTTGAGAGCTGAGCTCGAAGCACAAAAGCTGGTCTGGAGGCCTGGCCTGCCTGCCCAGCTGGGGCCCGTCCCTGACGGCTCTCGGGGGGTCAGGGGAGGTTGGGGGAGCAGGGTCCCGGGGCAGAGGCGCCTGGCCGCCCCGCCCCACAGGGgctgccttcctcccctgctgcccAGTCGGCCTTCAGCGCATTCCTCCCCACCGCAAACTGCCAGGAATGCAGCCGCTGCCTCCCTGCTAAATCGGGACCAGCTGTTCCCGGCGGCCCGACCCCCCCAGCCCGCCAGAGAGCTCAAGAGGGACACACTGGACATCAGCCTGCCTCTGTGCCATCCAGCCAGGTGGCAGGAGTGGGAAGTGAGGCacaggctgggcagagggggcgCCGGGTCTCCCCACTCAAGCAGCTGGGAAAGTGGGTGGCGCGTGGGCTGGAAGCCACAGGAACCTGGCTTCCAGTTCTGGTGTGGAATTGGCCTCTGAGTGACCCTGGCAAGCTGGTGGGGGCCCCGCCCAACCTCCAGACCTGCAAACTGAGAGTTGGTCACAGGAAGCCTTCTGACTGACCTCCTCCCTGACAGAGCAGGTATCAACCTGCCCCCATCCCTACTGCCTCTCAGGAAGCTGCTCCCACCCCTGCTGGGGCTGCGCCCTCACCCACTTCCTGCTGCCTCAGGGGAGAAGCCAGCGCTGCCCTGGAGGATCCAGGGCTGTAAGGCACTGCCTGTGGCAGGTCTGGGTTCgagtcctgactctgccactggCAAGCTGTATGGTTCTGGGCAGTCTGAAAGGCGTCTCTGAGCCCTGTGTGCAGACCAGGGGTCTTAAACCATCTCGGTCCTGGGTAGGGCACATAAaagcatcccccccccccagctggcTCTGTCCCCTGGCAGACCCGTGCGGTCCCTCggctcccctggctccccagAACAGCTGGA
The genomic region above belongs to Camelus ferus isolate YT-003-E chromosome 22, BCGSAC_Cfer_1.0, whole genome shotgun sequence and contains:
- the CNN2 gene encoding calponin-2; its protein translation is MSSTQFNKGPSYGLSAEVKNRLLSKYDPQKEAELRSWIEGLTGLSIGPDFQKGLKDGLILCTLMNKLQPGSVPKINRSMQNWHQLENLSNFIKAMVSYGMNPVDLFEANDLFESGNLTQVQVSLLALAGKAKTKGLQSGVDIGVKYSEKQERNFDDATMKAGQCVIGLQMGTNKCASQSGMTAYGTRRHLYDPKNHILPPMDHSTISLQMGTNKCASQVGMTAPGTRRHIYDTKLGTDKCDNSSMSLQMGYTQGANQSGQVFGLGRQIYDPKYCPQGPAADGAPGAAGDCPSPGEAPEYPSYYQEEAGY